A window of Burkholderiaceae bacterium DAT-1 genomic DNA:
AAGCTATCAGGACGTGCGCGAACTGCTGGCCAATTTCCGCTCCAAGCTGGGGCCGGGTGAGCTGCGCGGCGCGATTCATGACACGATTTCGCGCTTTACACGGCAGACCGGCATTGAGGTCGACCTAAGCTACAACGATCATGCCGGGCAACCGCTTCCGCCTGAACAGCAGCTGCAGATCGTCTTCATCGTGCAGGAAGCCCTGAGCAATATCCGCAAGCATGCCCACGCCAGCGAAGTGCGCGTTCGGATCGACAATGATCGCGACTTTAAGCTGGAGATTCTGGACAATGGCGACGGATTTGATTTACAGGAAGTGCAGCAGCGCGGCGAAGTGCATGTAGGGCTCAATATCATGCGCGAACGTGCTGCCAGCCTGCATGCCGGACTCACCATCGATTCATCACCCGGTCAGGGTACCCGCATCGCGCTGTCCCTGCAGCGAGATGAACGGCAGATTGCCTGACCCGACCTTAAACGACCGGACACCATGACCACCACCATGCCGATACGTGTACTCCTGATTGACGACCATGCCCTGTTTCGTTCGGGCATCCGCTTATTGCTGCAACGGAACGAGGACTTTGAAGTCGTCGCCGAAGCCGCAGACGGCCACGAAGGCGTGAAGCGCGCCCACCAGCTTGCACCCGATGTGATCCTGCTTGATCTGAACATGCCGGGCCTGTCGGGACTGGAAACCCTGCACCTGCTTCAGCAGGAAGCCCCCGCCAGCGCCGTGGTGGTGCTCACCGTTTCAGAAGAAACCGACGAGCTGACCACAGCCCTGCAGTCCGGTGCGCGCGGCTATCTGCTGAAAAATATCGATGCCGAGTTTCTGTTTGATAGCGTGCGCCGTGCAGCACGGGGCGAAGCCGTGATTGCGCCGGGCATGACCCTGAAGCTGGTGCAGCAGGTGCAATCCCAGACCCCGCGTGCAGCCATTCCCACTCCGGCCGACACCCCGCCTGCCATCGATCAGGCCCATAAATCGCCAGACAAACTCACCGCACGCGAACGCGAAATTGCGGCGTTTCTGGCGCGTGGCGAAAGCAACAAGATGATCGCCCGCCACCTCGATCTGTCGGAAAGCACCGTAAAAATCCACGTGCAGAACATCCTGAAGAAGCTGGATTTATCCAATCGCGTACAGGTTGCCACCTATGCCATCGAGCATGGCCTACATACCGCACAAACAGGCAGTGAATCATGAGCATGGATACGACCGCCGAATTCGCGATTCATATCCGCGTGCAGGAAGCGGATTTTTCGCTGGATACCGAGCAGGCCGCGCTGAGTGCCGGTCGGGTGGATATCGGGGCTGTCGCCAGCTTTACGGGGCTGGTGCGGGGCACAACCGGCGATCAGGCAGGTATCACCGAGCTGACGCTGGAACACTATCCCGGCATGACCGAAAAGGCATTACACGCCCTCGCCCACGAAGCCTGCGGCCGCTTTGATCTAAGCGCCGCCCGCATCATCCATCGCGTAGGCACGCTGATGCCCGGCGATCGCATTGTGCTGGTACTGGCTGCGGCTGCGCATCGCCATGCTGCGCTACAAGCCGTTGATTACATGATGGATCATCTTAAATCCACCGCGCCCTTCTGGAAGCGCGAAGACGGACCGGATGGCTCGCACTGGGTCGATGCACGACAATCCGATGCAGACGCCCTCGCCCGCTGGTCCTTCCAGCCGACAGAAACTTGATTACACCGGATACCGAGCATCTACCCCATGAGTGAACTCACCCATTTCAACCCGCGCGGTGACGCGCACATGGTCGACATCGGCGACAAAGCCGCCACCCGCCGCCGTGCCGTGGCCTCCGGCCGCATTAATATGCAGCCCGCCACCCTCGCCCACCTTGCGCCCGAACAGAACAAGAAAGGCGATGTGCTCGCCGTTGCCCGTCTGGCAGGCATCATGGCCTCCAAGCGCACCTCTGACCTGATCCCGCTCTGCCACCCGCTGGCCCTGAGCCACGTATCGATTGAGTTCGACGTGGATGAAGCCGGTGTACGCGCATGGGCCACCGTTGAAACCATCGGCGCGACCGGC
This region includes:
- a CDS encoding ATP-binding protein, giving the protein SYQDVRELLANFRSKLGPGELRGAIHDTISRFTRQTGIEVDLSYNDHAGQPLPPEQQLQIVFIVQEALSNIRKHAHASEVRVRIDNDRDFKLEILDNGDGFDLQEVQQRGEVHVGLNIMRERAASLHAGLTIDSSPGQGTRIALSLQRDERQIA
- a CDS encoding response regulator transcription factor translates to MPIRVLLIDDHALFRSGIRLLLQRNEDFEVVAEAADGHEGVKRAHQLAPDVILLDLNMPGLSGLETLHLLQQEAPASAVVVLTVSEETDELTTALQSGARGYLLKNIDAEFLFDSVRRAARGEAVIAPGMTLKLVQQVQSQTPRAAIPTPADTPPAIDQAHKSPDKLTAREREIAAFLARGESNKMIARHLDLSESTVKIHVQNILKKLDLSNRVQVATYAIEHGLHTAQTGSES
- a CDS encoding molybdenum cofactor biosynthesis protein MoaE, with the translated sequence MDTTAEFAIHIRVQEADFSLDTEQAALSAGRVDIGAVASFTGLVRGTTGDQAGITELTLEHYPGMTEKALHALAHEACGRFDLSAARIIHRVGTLMPGDRIVLVLAAAAHRHAALQAVDYMMDHLKSTAPFWKREDGPDGSHWVDARQSDADALARWSFQPTET
- the moaC gene encoding cyclic pyranopterin monophosphate synthase MoaC; its protein translation is MSELTHFNPRGDAHMVDIGDKAATRRRAVASGRINMQPATLAHLAPEQNKKGDVLAVARLAGIMASKRTSDLIPLCHPLALSHVSIEFDVDEAGVRAWATVETIGATGVEMEALTAVTVTLLTIYDMLKAADKGMVMSSVQLEEKSGGRSGEFRRG